In one Rutidosis leptorrhynchoides isolate AG116_Rl617_1_P2 chromosome 8, CSIRO_AGI_Rlap_v1, whole genome shotgun sequence genomic region, the following are encoded:
- the LOC139863305 gene encoding F-box/LRR-repeat protein 12-like translates to MDVSDDRKQSLCITQLPDEVLDLIYQKLYLARDEESFSQTCHRFLDITILSCKCFNDVVRSNPFDSIVVGRCLHFFSHHFESHYSSWISVLDLSFTVITDKGLETLTKYSNKLLINVSLICCLFGVRSRQGFSAALTYLEADSRTLYPTGYLSGAGLEYLKVFNFSKLYKDERGLAAIGSGIAKNLKVLSFWARSFVTDDSIIKISKGCPLLQELNLAFCIGIGLRGWVSIGLHCQNLETLHVNYSDTTSVIED, encoded by the exons ATGGATGTAAGCGACGACAGAAAACAGAGTTTGTGTATTACACAACTTCCTGATGAGGTTTTGGACCTGATTTACCAAAAACTATACCTAGCACGTGATGAAGAATCTTTTAGCCAAACATGTCATCGTTTTCTTGATATCACAATTCTAAGTTGTAAATGCTTCAATGATGTTGTTAGAAGCAACCCCTTTGATTCAATTGTGGTTGGTAGATGTCTTCATTTTTTCAGTCATCATTTTGAGTCTCATTATTCTTCATGGATATCGGTTCTTGATCTTTCTTTTACTGTTATTACGGACAAAGGACTGGAAACCTTAACCAAATATTCTAATAAACTCTTGATAAACGTGAGTCTTATCTGTTGCC TTTTTGGAGTAAGATCGAGACAAGGTTTTTCGGCAGCTTTGACTTATTTAGAAGCAGATTCACGCACACTTTACCCGACTGGATATTTAAGTGGAGCTGGTCTTGAGTATCTAAAAGTTTTTAATTTTAGTAAGCTTTATAAGGATGAACGTGGTTTAGCTGCAATTGGTTCAGGGATTGCTAAAAATCTTAAAGTACTTTCCTTTTGGGCGAGATCCTTTGTTACAGATGACTCCATCATCAAAATTTCAAAAGGTTGTCCTTTACTTCAAGAGTTAAACTTAGCATTTTGTATTGGTATCGGGCTCCGTGGTTGGGTTTCCATTGGATTGCATTGTCAAAATTTGGAGACACTACATGTCAACTACTCTGACACAACCTCTGTGATAGAGGATTAG
- the LOC139862385 gene encoding WAT1-related protein At2g39510-like: MLNLTPGGVYAETCGKYDMPESWLYLVITNIYSSRKLRPEMTLSVFLKIMLLAQLEPVLDQILYYTGMEYTTATFAIAMCNILPALTFFMAWIFRLEKVNIKRMHSQAKIIGTLVTVGGAMVMTLIVGPPIPLPWTNVTRVHHSEPPATVSQDHHLKGAIMITAGCFCWASFYILQAVTLKKYPAQLSLTTLICMMGGLQGTATTLLIEKGKSGIWSIKWDSKLLATLYSGIVRSGASYYVSGLVMKEKGPFFVTAFNPLGMVIVVIVSSFTVGEQMNLGRVVGALVIVVGLYLIIWGKSKDSSLSDSRNIEIEVTDLITTADKNSDGITKSDIVDDIIREHNDIEASV; encoded by the exons GAAACTGCGGCCTGAGATGACATTGTCAGTGTTCTTGAAGATAATGTTGCTTGCACAATTAGA GCCTGTTTTGGACCAAATACTGTATTATACAGGAATGGAATACACCACCGCAACATTTGCCATAGCAATGTGTAACATTCTCCCTGCCTTGACGTTTTTCATGGCGTGGATATTCAG GCTTGAGAAGGTGAACATAAAAAGAATGCATAGTCAAGCCAAGATTATAGGAACCCTAGTGACAGTAGGCGGTGCGATGGTGATGACCCTTATCGTTGGACCACCAATCCCATTGCCATGGACTAATGTGACCAGGGTGCACCACTCTGAACCGCCTGCTACAGTCTCTCAAGACCACCATCTCAAGGGTGCAATCATGATAACTGCTGGTTGTTTTTGTTGGGCTAGCTTTTACATCCTTCAG GCTGTGACATTAAAGAAATATCCGGCTCAATTGTCTCTTACAACTCTTATTTGTATGATGGGTGGGTTGCAAGGAACTGCGACGACTCTCCTTATTGAGAAGGGCAAATCGGGAATTTGGTCAATCAAATGGGACTCAAAATTATTAGCAACGTTATATAGT GGAATCGTTCGATCAGGGGCGAGTTACTATGTATCAGGTCTAGTGATGAAGGAAAAAGGTCCGTTTTTCGTGACAGCGTTTAATCCCCTTGGGATGGTGATCGTTGTGATTGTGAGCTCGTTTACTGTTGGTGAACAAATGAACTTGGGAAG GGTTGTTGGAGCGTTAGTTATTGTTGTGGGACTATACTTAATCATATGGGGTAAAAGCAAGGATTCGAGTTTGTCAGATTCAAGAAACATCGAGATAGAAGTGACTGATCTTATAACAACGGCTGATAAGAATTCAGATGGCATTACAAAATCTGACATTGTTGATGACATCATCAGAGAACACAATGATATTGAAGCTTCGGTCTGA